The Argiope bruennichi chromosome 9, qqArgBrue1.1, whole genome shotgun sequence genome contains a region encoding:
- the LOC129984277 gene encoding sorting nexin-29-like isoform X2 — MSISDGFGVQERQSLLSKLLDAVKQCQIRFGGRTELATENDSRVVCLCAQFEAVLQHGIRKTNKSFLPLRHVTGMMKGLNILNNEAEPVFWQIVRLVLNKHEFERYMLLKNITTDIGRGRAWLRSALNEHSLERYMHMILADSAQIKNFYEDGAFLLDDERSSMLPMMAAGLGSILFAISIDNPDLNLVRTSNTESPVDSTKYSPPKEEFEPRPVISKSVENGLVKKKKKKKRPTSQVVSFDDDDLCDENIKTLDLLPESCSAPATCLSSPVQVSGNFLEFSSTSSLKKSSIDYTSVTNTCEGNMNIKDSLSSPEVCNENTVKNNLDYSVQSIVRAASCPLAVLNNNSVVVTDCSDNGANEIGSPSGIGSPPTLCVLPDNSEPGNSEQTTLTPIGDSSVGELIPIVHNEEGAASDDSVSIPSFCEDVDNAVAALAVAQRLPSWSVSSNNSQGSTKSEPRSRSDTLTMSPDEMREALLSVMQKKEEFEEKNNALRCLLEREMEMAAGLRAEVEEQKKSSEEKVERLEAKLQTVSRENELLKHQLKKYIAAVQLLKHDSGKVQELTSVVGEVQPPIPEPKVFIDHQFEASEYEKKLVQVAEMHGELMEFNERLHRLLLQRETAIRRLKEELIDLRGPLPDDNQTSDDDISITSDYDASSQTATLRPLINVWIPSAFLTGKSADVHHVYQVYVRIRDDEWNVYRRYAQFYALHKILKKRDPIVNTFDFPPKKTIGKKDAKVVEQRRRRLQHYLRCVLNWLLQTNADISNSPDKETFISLLPFFSDQVNTQKKQSRNSRARQSDNSCLNPEQSATPHYTGL; from the exons TGTCAAATTAGATTTGGTGGAAGAACAGAGCTTGCAACTGAAAATGACAGCag AGTGGTGTGCTTATGTGCTCAATTTGAAGCTGTTTTGCAGCATGGTATACGAAagacaaataaaagttttttgcCTCTTAG GCATGTTACTGGTATGATGAAAggcttaaatatattgaataatgaaGCTGAACCTg tattctgGCAGATTGTACGTTTAGTCTTAAATAAACATGAGTTTGAGAGGTATATGCTTCTAAAGAACATAACAACTGACATTGGACGTGGAAGAGCATGGTTGAGGTCAGCACTGAATGAGCATTCATTGGAACGCTATATGCATATGATCTTGGCAGATTCAGCTCAAAttaa GAACTTTTATGAAGATGGGGCATTTTTACTGGACGATGAGAGGAGTAGCATGTTACCAATGATGGCAGCTG GTCTTGGATCTATCTTGTTTGCTATAAGTATTGATAATCCAGATCTTAATTTAGTTCGAACCTCCAATACAGAATCTCCTGTTGATAGTACAAAATATTCTCCACCCAAAGAAGAATTTGAGCCTAGACCTGTCATATCAAAATCTGTAGAAAATGGTCTCG taaagaagaagaaaaagaaaaaacgtCCCACATCTCAAGTAGTTTCATTTGATGATGATGATCTCTGTGATGAAAACATAAA AACTCTTGATCTTCTTCCCGAGTCATGCAGTGCTCCTGCTACTTGTTTGTCATCTCCTGTCCAAGTTTCTGGAAATTTCCTTGAATTCTCTTCTACAtcctcattaaaaaaatctagtataGATTATACCTCGGTCACTAACACTTGCGAaggaaatatgaatatcaaaGACTCTTTGTCCAGTCCTGAAGTCTGTAATGAAAATACTGTGAAAAATAACTTAGATTATTCTGTACAGAGCATAGTTCGGGCTGCCTCATGTCCTTTGGCAGTATTGAACAATAATTCTGTAGTTGTTACAGACTGTAGTGATAATGGTGCTAATGAAATTGGTTCGCCATCTGGTATTGGTTCACCACCTACTTTGTGTGTACTTCCTGATAATTCAGAACCAGG taaTTCAGAACAAACTACATTAACACCCATTGGTGATTCTTCTGTTGGTGAACTAATCCCAATTGTCCATAATGAAGAAGGTGCTGCATCAG aTGATTCTGTATCTATACCAAGTTTTTGTGAGGATGTAGATAATGCGGTTGCTGCACTTGCTGTAGCTCAGCGCCTCCCATCATGGTCTGTTTCTAGTAACAATTCTCAGGGGAGTACAAAGAGTGAGCCAAGGAGCAGGAGTGATACTTTGACTATGTCCCCAG aTGAAATGAGAGAGGCTTTGTTATCAGTTATGCAGAAAAAAGAagagtttgaagaaaaaaataa TGCTTTGCGATGTTTATTGGAAAGAGAAATGGAAATGGCTGCTGGTCTGAGAGCTGAAGTAGAAGAACAAAAGAAAAGCAGTGAAGAAAAAGTTGAAAGATTGGAGGCAAAATTACAGACTGTTTCAAG ggaaaatgaattattgaaacatcaattaaagaaatatattgctgCTGTACAGTTATTGAAACATGATAGTGGGAAAGTGCAGGAGT TAACTTCGGTAGTTGGTGAAGTTCAACCTCCTATTCCAGAGCCTAAAGTATTTATTGACCATCAGTTTGAAGCatctgaatatgaaaaaaaattagtccaG GTAGCAGAAATGCATGGTGAGCTTATGGAATTTAATGAAAGACTTCATCGCTTGTTGCTGCAGCGTGAAACTGCTATTCGCCGACTGAAAGAAGAACTTATTGATTTAAGAGGGCCT cttcCAGATGATAATCAGACATCAGATGATGATATTAGTATCACTTCAGATTATGATGC TTCATCTCAGACAGCAACTTTGAGACCTTTGATAAATGTGTGGATTCCATCTGCATTTCTGACTGGGAAGAGTGCTGATGTACATCATGTTTATCAG gtatATGTTCGAATAAGGGATGATGAGTGGAATGTATATAGAAGATATGCACAATTTTATGCCCtccataaaatattgaaaaagagaGATCCGATTGTAAATACTTTTGATTTCCCACCAAAGAAAACAATTGGGAAGAAA GATGCAAAAGTTGTTGAACAAAGAAGGCGACGATTGCAACATTATTTACGTTGTGTTTTGAATTGGTTACTTCAAACTAATGCAGATATCTCAAACAGTCCAGATAAAGAGACGTTTATATCTCTTTTGCCATTTTTCAG TGATCAAGTTAACACCCAGAAGAAGCAGTCTCGAAACAGTCGAGCTCGGCAATCTGATAATTCCTGTTTGAATCCTGAGCAGTCAGCCACACCACATTATACGGGCTTATAA